One Manihot esculenta cultivar AM560-2 chromosome 18, M.esculenta_v8, whole genome shotgun sequence genomic window carries:
- the LOC110605850 gene encoding trimethylguanosine synthase isoform X3, giving the protein MDEEGWFSVTPELIAGHHALRCDGDIIIDCFTGVGGNAIQFAQRCKHVTAIDIDPKKIDYAYHNAAIYEVGDHIDFIKGDFFVLAPKLKADTVFLSPPWGGPDYSKVKTYDIMKMLKPHDGYFLFNTAKKIARKIVMFLPKNVDLNQLAELSLSADSSWSLEVEKNFLNGKLKAVTAYFCDTTVEDNDAT; this is encoded by the exons ATGGATGAGGAAGGTTGGTTTTCTGTAACTCCAGAGCTTATTGCTGGGCATCATGCACTGCGTTGTGATGGTGACATCATTATTGACTGTTTCACTGGAGTTGGTGGAAATGCCATCCAATTTGCACAGAG GTGCAAACATGTTACTGCAATTGACATCGATCCTAAGAAGATTGATTATGCATATCATAATGCTGCCATCTATGAAGTTGGGGACCATATAGATTTTATAAAGGGAGACTTTTTTGTTTTGGCACCAAAGCTGAAG GCAGACACAGTCTTTTTATCACCTCCTTGGGGAGGACCTGATTATTCTAAAGTAAAGACATACGACATCATGAAGATGCTTAAACCACATGATGG atattttctctttaataCTGCAAAGAAAATTGCTCGCAAAATTGTCATGTTTCTACCTAAAAATGTTGATCTCAACCAGTTGGCAGAGTTGTCTCTATCTGCTGATAGTTCATGGTCACTAGAG GTTGAGAAAAACTTCTTGAACGGCAAGTTGAAGGCAGTAACTGCTTACTTCTGTGACACAACAGTAGAAGATAATGATGCAACATAG
- the LOC110606918 gene encoding triacylglycerol lipase OBL1: MAGGSYDDEAFCHNELLLDPEEASVFDLICLLFSSDIKSRRFVECPEEQRRRDFSHRWLIFISVVAQKFLLYNRKPLAQIGDAIETWLNLLSSNGGLFTLMLKFLTGKVTWPDRSSAMFTSVVGNLDRRVELDRSIKAGERKYKPALALMAAKLSYENEAFINSIVTDHWNMEFLGFYNFWNEYQRLPSTKAFILQDTNSDPNLIVVAFRGTNPFDANAWCTDVDISWYELQGIGKIHRGFMNALGLQNNGWPNEITQPNGRLYAYYEIRRVLRDLLSKNEKAKFIVTGHSLGGALAILFVGVLAMHKEELLLDKMEGVYTFGQPRVGDRLFGSFMEDGLKKNDVRYLRFVYSNDMVPRLPYDDSTLLYKHFGPCLYYNSCYQGKVLWEEPNKNYFNLFWVIPKNLNAVWELIRSFIIPCVKGRNYREGWFMKLFRIIGLVIPGLSAHVLQDYNNSARLGSLPQLELHQH; this comes from the exons ATGGCAGGTGGTAGCTATGATGATGAAGCTTTCTGTCATAATGAGTTGTTGCTTGATCCAGAGGAAGCAAGTGTTTTCGATCTGATTTGTCTCCTATTTTCCTCTGATATAAAGAGCAGAAGATTTGTTGAGTGCCCAGAAGAGCAAAGGAGAAGAGATTTTAGTCATCGATGGCTTATATTCATCTCCGTTGTTGCTCAGAAATTTCTTCTCTATAACAGAAAACCCTTGGCTCAGATAGGGGATGCAATAGAGACGTGGTTGAATCTTTTGTCAAGCAACGGTGGGCTGTTCACGCTGATGCTGAAATTTTTGACAG GAAAAGTGACGTGGCCGGATAGATCATCAGCGATGTTCACCTCGGTGGTGGGAAATCTTGACCGGAGAGTAGAATTAGATAGGAGTATAAAAGCTggtgaaagaaaatataaaccAGCTCTGGCTTTAATGGCAGCGAAATTATCATACGAGAATGAAGCCTTCATCAACTCCATTGTTACAGATCACTGGAAT ATGGAATTCTTAGGATTTTACAACTTCTGGAACG AGTACCAGAGGCTACCCTCAACGAAAGCCTTCATACTTCAAGACACGAACAGTGACCCAAACCTTATAGTGGTGGCATTTAGAGGCACCAACCCATTTGATGCAAATGCATGGTGCACAGATGTTGATATCTCCTGGTACGAGCTTCAAGGCATTGGTAAGATCCACCGTGGCTTTATGAATGCCCTAGGCCTACAGAACAATGGCTGGCCAAATGAAATTACACAACCCAATGGCCGTTTATATGCGTACTACGAGATCAGAAGAGTGCTGAGAGATCTACTGAGCAAGAATGAGAAGGCAAAGTTCATTGTAACAGGGCACAGCTTGGGTGGGGCTTTGGCAATATTGTTTGTGGGTGTTTTAGCCATGCACAAAGAGGAGTTGTTACTGGACAAAATGGAAGGTGTGTACACATTTGGGCAGCCAAGAGTTGGGGACAGGCTCTTTGGGAGTTTCATGGAAGATGGGTTGAAAAAGAATGATGTCAGATATTTGAGATTTGTTTATAGCAATGATATGGTGCCTAGATTGCCCTATGATGATTCAACTCTCTTGTATAAGCACTTTGGGCCTTGCCTCTACTACAATAGCTGCTATCAAGGGAAG GTCTTGTGGGAAGAGCCAAACAAGAATTACTTCAATTTATTTTGGGTCATACCCAAAAACTTGAATGCTGTTTGGGAGCTGATTAGGAGTTTTATCATCCCTTGCGTGAAAGGGCGGAACTATAGAGAAGGCTGGTTTATGAAACTTTTTAGGATAATAGGACTGGTAATTCCAGGATTATCAGCTCATGTCCTTCAAGATTATAACAATTCTGCCCGATTAGGGTCCTTGCCTCAACTAGAGCTTCACCAACATTAA
- the LOC110606917 gene encoding uncharacterized protein LOC110606917 isoform X1, translating into MPEIGFQDQSSSRSGFRARDASPDSVIFTLESNFSLFSSASASVDRCSFASDAHDRDSLASEISLHLAGHEAPSCGGGVGGSDLHDTSSGPDRDADPNKLITVYSNTKHALSHSRIFRKGEKEKCTVQKEDNKGTIEVEDDSHLLDSARSSFSLALKECQERRSRSEAISKKPDRRRPASLDLNNVIAASSPRLGAMKTSSISRRSGMFPSPGTPNYRQASLGMQKGWSSERVPLHTNGNRRQVNAALLPLNNGRTLPSKWEDAERWILSPVSGDGAAKTSVQPPQRRPKSKSGPLGPPGIAYYSLYSPAMPVFEGGNAGNFIAGSPFSAGVTAADGSSIPSNGHGMNFPMRTEPCMARSVSVHGCSEGLAQSSLPTQDEKLDGMKNAATDITSAVSRRDIATQMSPEGSNHSSPSRRASFSVSSPSALTILELQGMHSTKSEVRDVQVDEKVTVTKGSKKHRARTQGKRSEIVDDWRKKSADARSSGWDVSEAAKSISKAKREEAKISAWENLQKAKAEAAIRKLEMKLEKKRSSSMDKIMNKLRSAQKKAQEMRTLVLSNQAHHVPRTSHKAMSFRRTRQMGSLSGCFTCHAF; encoded by the exons ATGCCGGAGATTGGTTTTCAGGATCAGAGCTCGTCGAGATCGGGTTTTAGAGCTCGCGATGCTAGTCCTGATTCTGTGATTTTCACTCTCGAGTCCAACTTTAGTCTCTTCTCTTCTGCTTCTGCCAGCGTTGATCGATGCTCTTTTGCTTCCGATGCTCATGACCGTGACTCTCTCGCTTCTGAAATTTCTCTG CATTTGGCAGGACATGAAGCTCCATCTTGTGGCGGCGGCGTCGGTGGTAGTGACCTCCACGATACTTCAAGTGGTCCAGATCGAGATGCTGATCCAAACAAACTCATCACTGTATACAGCAATACCAAGCACGCTCTCTCTCACTCTCGTATCTTCAGAAAAGGTGAAAAGGAGAAATGTACGG TTCAAAAAGAAGACAACAAAGGTACTATTGAAGTAGAAGACGATAGCCATCTCTTAGATTCGGCGAGAAGCTCCTTCTCTCTTGCTCTTAAAG AGTGTCAGGAACGGAGATCCAGATCTGAAGCGATTTCGAAGAAGCCAGACAGGAGAAGACCTGCTTCGCTGGATCTGAACAATGTTATTGCTGCGTCATCGCCGCGATTGGGTGCCATGAAAACGAGCTCGATTTCCCGCAGGTCCGGTATGTTTCCTAGTCCTGGCACTCCAAATTATCGCCAGGCTAGTCTTGGAATGCAGAAGGGTTGGAGCTCGGAGCGAGTGCCATTGCATACTAATGGTAATAGGCGTCAAGTAAATGCTGCATTATTGCCTTTGAATAATGGGAGGACGTTGCCGTCGAAGTGGGAGGATGCTGAGAGATGGATATTAAGTCCTGTTTCTGGAGATGGTGCAGCGAAAACGTCAGTTCAACCTCCTCAGCGGAGGCCAAAGTCGAAGAGTGGACCGCTTGGGCCTCCAGGGATTGCGTATTATTCGTTGTATTCTCCTGCCATGCCAGTATTTGAAGGGGGGAATGCCGGAAATTTTATTGCAGGTTCTCCGTTTTCAGCTGGCGTTACTGCAGCGGATGGATCGTCTATTCCGTCTAATGGTCATGGTATGAACTTTCCTATGCGGACAGAACCTTGCATGGCCCGTTCAGTTAGTGTGCACGGGTGCTCTGAGGGTTTGGCCCAGTCTTCATTGCCGACCCAAG ATGAGAAGCTTGATGGTATGAAGAATGCAGCAACTGATATAACTTCTGCTGTTTCAAGAAGGGACATCGCAACCCAAATGAGTCCAGAGGGTAGCAACCATTCATCTCCAAGCAGGAGGGCTTCATTCTCTGTTTCCAGTCCATCTGCCCTAACTATTCTGGAACTGCAGGGTATGCATTCCACCAAATCAGAAGTCAGGGATGTGCAGGTGGATGAAAAGGTGACAGTCACGAAGGGGTCTAAGAAACATAGGGCTCGCACCCAGGGTAAGAGATCAGAAATTGTGGATGACTGGAGGAAGAAAAGTGCTGATGCTCGATCTTCAGGTTGGGATGTTTCAGAAGCTGCAAAGAGCATTTCAAA GGCAAAAAGAGAGGAAGCCAAAATCAGTGCGTGGGAGAATCTGCAGAAGGCAAAAGCTGAGGCAGCAATAAGGAAACTTGAG ATGAAGCTTGAGAAAAAGAGATCATCATCCATGGATAAAATTATGAACAAGCTTAGATCAGCTCAGAAGAAAGCCCAAGAAATGAGAACCTTGGTATTATCCAACCAGGCACACCACGTTCCCAGGACTTCTCACAAGGCTATGTCATTCCGCAGAACCCGTCAAATGGGGTCCTTGAGCGGTTGCTTCACATGCCACGCTTTCTAG
- the LOC110606917 gene encoding uncharacterized protein LOC110606917 isoform X3, producing the protein MPEIGFQDQSSSRSGFRARDASPDSVIFTLESNFSLFSSASASVDRCSFASDAHDRDSLASEISLHLAGHEAPSCGGGVGGSDLHDTSSGPDRDADPNKLITVYSNTKHALSHSRIFRKVQKEDNKGTIEVEDDSHLLDSARSSFSLALKECQERRSRSEAISKKPDRRRPASLDLNNVIAASSPRLGAMKTSSISRRSGMFPSPGTPNYRQASLGMQKGWSSERVPLHTNGNRRQVNAALLPLNNGRTLPSKWEDAERWILSPVSGDGAAKTSVQPPQRRPKSKSGPLGPPGIAYYSLYSPAMPVFEGGNAGNFIAGSPFSAGVTAADGSSIPSNGHGMNFPMRTEPCMARSVSVHGCSEGLAQSSLPTQDEKLDGMKNAATDITSAVSRRDIATQMSPEGSNHSSPSRRASFSVSSPSALTILELQGMHSTKSEVRDVQVDEKVTVTKGSKKHRARTQGKRSEIVDDWRKKSADARSSGWDVSEAAKSISKAKREEAKISAWENLQKAKAEAAIRKLEMKLEKKRSSSMDKIMNKLRSAQKKAQEMRTLVLSNQAHHVPRTSHKAMSFRRTRQMGSLSGCFTCHAF; encoded by the exons ATGCCGGAGATTGGTTTTCAGGATCAGAGCTCGTCGAGATCGGGTTTTAGAGCTCGCGATGCTAGTCCTGATTCTGTGATTTTCACTCTCGAGTCCAACTTTAGTCTCTTCTCTTCTGCTTCTGCCAGCGTTGATCGATGCTCTTTTGCTTCCGATGCTCATGACCGTGACTCTCTCGCTTCTGAAATTTCTCTG CATTTGGCAGGACATGAAGCTCCATCTTGTGGCGGCGGCGTCGGTGGTAGTGACCTCCACGATACTTCAAGTGGTCCAGATCGAGATGCTGATCCAAACAAACTCATCACTGTATACAGCAATACCAAGCACGCTCTCTCTCACTCTCGTATCTTCAGAAAAG TTCAAAAAGAAGACAACAAAGGTACTATTGAAGTAGAAGACGATAGCCATCTCTTAGATTCGGCGAGAAGCTCCTTCTCTCTTGCTCTTAAAG AGTGTCAGGAACGGAGATCCAGATCTGAAGCGATTTCGAAGAAGCCAGACAGGAGAAGACCTGCTTCGCTGGATCTGAACAATGTTATTGCTGCGTCATCGCCGCGATTGGGTGCCATGAAAACGAGCTCGATTTCCCGCAGGTCCGGTATGTTTCCTAGTCCTGGCACTCCAAATTATCGCCAGGCTAGTCTTGGAATGCAGAAGGGTTGGAGCTCGGAGCGAGTGCCATTGCATACTAATGGTAATAGGCGTCAAGTAAATGCTGCATTATTGCCTTTGAATAATGGGAGGACGTTGCCGTCGAAGTGGGAGGATGCTGAGAGATGGATATTAAGTCCTGTTTCTGGAGATGGTGCAGCGAAAACGTCAGTTCAACCTCCTCAGCGGAGGCCAAAGTCGAAGAGTGGACCGCTTGGGCCTCCAGGGATTGCGTATTATTCGTTGTATTCTCCTGCCATGCCAGTATTTGAAGGGGGGAATGCCGGAAATTTTATTGCAGGTTCTCCGTTTTCAGCTGGCGTTACTGCAGCGGATGGATCGTCTATTCCGTCTAATGGTCATGGTATGAACTTTCCTATGCGGACAGAACCTTGCATGGCCCGTTCAGTTAGTGTGCACGGGTGCTCTGAGGGTTTGGCCCAGTCTTCATTGCCGACCCAAG ATGAGAAGCTTGATGGTATGAAGAATGCAGCAACTGATATAACTTCTGCTGTTTCAAGAAGGGACATCGCAACCCAAATGAGTCCAGAGGGTAGCAACCATTCATCTCCAAGCAGGAGGGCTTCATTCTCTGTTTCCAGTCCATCTGCCCTAACTATTCTGGAACTGCAGGGTATGCATTCCACCAAATCAGAAGTCAGGGATGTGCAGGTGGATGAAAAGGTGACAGTCACGAAGGGGTCTAAGAAACATAGGGCTCGCACCCAGGGTAAGAGATCAGAAATTGTGGATGACTGGAGGAAGAAAAGTGCTGATGCTCGATCTTCAGGTTGGGATGTTTCAGAAGCTGCAAAGAGCATTTCAAA GGCAAAAAGAGAGGAAGCCAAAATCAGTGCGTGGGAGAATCTGCAGAAGGCAAAAGCTGAGGCAGCAATAAGGAAACTTGAG ATGAAGCTTGAGAAAAAGAGATCATCATCCATGGATAAAATTATGAACAAGCTTAGATCAGCTCAGAAGAAAGCCCAAGAAATGAGAACCTTGGTATTATCCAACCAGGCACACCACGTTCCCAGGACTTCTCACAAGGCTATGTCATTCCGCAGAACCCGTCAAATGGGGTCCTTGAGCGGTTGCTTCACATGCCACGCTTTCTAG
- the LOC110606917 gene encoding uncharacterized protein LOC110606917 isoform X2, with protein sequence MPEIGFQDQSSSRSGFRARDASPDSVIFTLESNFSLFSSASASVDRCSFASDAHDRDSLASEISLHLAGHEAPSCGGGVGGSDLHDTSSGPDRDADPNKLITVYSNTKHALSHSRIFRKGEKEKFQKEDNKGTIEVEDDSHLLDSARSSFSLALKECQERRSRSEAISKKPDRRRPASLDLNNVIAASSPRLGAMKTSSISRRSGMFPSPGTPNYRQASLGMQKGWSSERVPLHTNGNRRQVNAALLPLNNGRTLPSKWEDAERWILSPVSGDGAAKTSVQPPQRRPKSKSGPLGPPGIAYYSLYSPAMPVFEGGNAGNFIAGSPFSAGVTAADGSSIPSNGHGMNFPMRTEPCMARSVSVHGCSEGLAQSSLPTQDEKLDGMKNAATDITSAVSRRDIATQMSPEGSNHSSPSRRASFSVSSPSALTILELQGMHSTKSEVRDVQVDEKVTVTKGSKKHRARTQGKRSEIVDDWRKKSADARSSGWDVSEAAKSISKAKREEAKISAWENLQKAKAEAAIRKLEMKLEKKRSSSMDKIMNKLRSAQKKAQEMRTLVLSNQAHHVPRTSHKAMSFRRTRQMGSLSGCFTCHAF encoded by the exons ATGCCGGAGATTGGTTTTCAGGATCAGAGCTCGTCGAGATCGGGTTTTAGAGCTCGCGATGCTAGTCCTGATTCTGTGATTTTCACTCTCGAGTCCAACTTTAGTCTCTTCTCTTCTGCTTCTGCCAGCGTTGATCGATGCTCTTTTGCTTCCGATGCTCATGACCGTGACTCTCTCGCTTCTGAAATTTCTCTG CATTTGGCAGGACATGAAGCTCCATCTTGTGGCGGCGGCGTCGGTGGTAGTGACCTCCACGATACTTCAAGTGGTCCAGATCGAGATGCTGATCCAAACAAACTCATCACTGTATACAGCAATACCAAGCACGCTCTCTCTCACTCTCGTATCTTCAGAAAAGGTGAAAAGGAGAAAT TTCAAAAAGAAGACAACAAAGGTACTATTGAAGTAGAAGACGATAGCCATCTCTTAGATTCGGCGAGAAGCTCCTTCTCTCTTGCTCTTAAAG AGTGTCAGGAACGGAGATCCAGATCTGAAGCGATTTCGAAGAAGCCAGACAGGAGAAGACCTGCTTCGCTGGATCTGAACAATGTTATTGCTGCGTCATCGCCGCGATTGGGTGCCATGAAAACGAGCTCGATTTCCCGCAGGTCCGGTATGTTTCCTAGTCCTGGCACTCCAAATTATCGCCAGGCTAGTCTTGGAATGCAGAAGGGTTGGAGCTCGGAGCGAGTGCCATTGCATACTAATGGTAATAGGCGTCAAGTAAATGCTGCATTATTGCCTTTGAATAATGGGAGGACGTTGCCGTCGAAGTGGGAGGATGCTGAGAGATGGATATTAAGTCCTGTTTCTGGAGATGGTGCAGCGAAAACGTCAGTTCAACCTCCTCAGCGGAGGCCAAAGTCGAAGAGTGGACCGCTTGGGCCTCCAGGGATTGCGTATTATTCGTTGTATTCTCCTGCCATGCCAGTATTTGAAGGGGGGAATGCCGGAAATTTTATTGCAGGTTCTCCGTTTTCAGCTGGCGTTACTGCAGCGGATGGATCGTCTATTCCGTCTAATGGTCATGGTATGAACTTTCCTATGCGGACAGAACCTTGCATGGCCCGTTCAGTTAGTGTGCACGGGTGCTCTGAGGGTTTGGCCCAGTCTTCATTGCCGACCCAAG ATGAGAAGCTTGATGGTATGAAGAATGCAGCAACTGATATAACTTCTGCTGTTTCAAGAAGGGACATCGCAACCCAAATGAGTCCAGAGGGTAGCAACCATTCATCTCCAAGCAGGAGGGCTTCATTCTCTGTTTCCAGTCCATCTGCCCTAACTATTCTGGAACTGCAGGGTATGCATTCCACCAAATCAGAAGTCAGGGATGTGCAGGTGGATGAAAAGGTGACAGTCACGAAGGGGTCTAAGAAACATAGGGCTCGCACCCAGGGTAAGAGATCAGAAATTGTGGATGACTGGAGGAAGAAAAGTGCTGATGCTCGATCTTCAGGTTGGGATGTTTCAGAAGCTGCAAAGAGCATTTCAAA GGCAAAAAGAGAGGAAGCCAAAATCAGTGCGTGGGAGAATCTGCAGAAGGCAAAAGCTGAGGCAGCAATAAGGAAACTTGAG ATGAAGCTTGAGAAAAAGAGATCATCATCCATGGATAAAATTATGAACAAGCTTAGATCAGCTCAGAAGAAAGCCCAAGAAATGAGAACCTTGGTATTATCCAACCAGGCACACCACGTTCCCAGGACTTCTCACAAGGCTATGTCATTCCGCAGAACCCGTCAAATGGGGTCCTTGAGCGGTTGCTTCACATGCCACGCTTTCTAG